The Castor canadensis chromosome 8, mCasCan1.hap1v2, whole genome shotgun sequence genome contains a region encoding:
- the Srf gene encoding serum response factor isoform X2, translating to MELGVVVGGPEASAAATGGYGPVSGAVSGAKPGKKTRGRVKIKMEFIDNKLRRYTTFSKRKTGIMKKAYELSTLTGTQVLLLVASETGHVYTFATRKLQPMITSETGKALIQTCLNSPDSPPRSDPTTDQRMSATGFEETDLTYQVSESDSSGETKDTLKPAFTVTNLPGTTSTIQTAPSTSTTMQASSGPSFPITNYLAPVSASVSPSAVSSANGTVLKSTGSGPVSSGGLMQLPTSFTLMPGGAVAQQVPVQAIQVHQAPQQASPSRDSSTDLTQTSSSGTVTLPATIMTSSVPTTVGGHMMYPSPHAVMYAPTSGLADGSLTVLNAFSQAPSTMQVSHSQVQEQGGVPQVFLTAPSGTVQIPVSAVQLHQMAVIGQQAGSSSNLTELQVVNLDATHSTKSE from the exons ATGGAGCTTGGCGTGGTGGTCGGTGGGCCCGAGGCGTCGGCGGCGGCCACCGGGGGCTACGGGCCGGTGAGCGGCGCGGTGAGCGGGGCCAAGCCGGGTAAGAAGACCCGGGGCCGCGTGAAGATCAAGATGGAGTTTATCGACAACAAGCTGCGGCGCTACACGACCTTCAGCAAGAGGAAGACGGGCATCATGAAGAAG gcCTATGAGCTGTCCACGCTGACAGGGACACAGGTGCTGTTGCTGGTGGCCAGTGAGACAGGCCATGTGTATACCTTTGCCACCCGCAAACTGCAGCCCATGATCACCAGTGAGACCGGCAAGGCACTGATTCAGACCTGCCTCAACTCGCCAGACTCTCCACCCCGCTCAGACCCCACCACAGACCAGAGAATGAGTGCCACTGGCTTTGAAGAGACAGATCTCACCTACCAGGTGTCAGAGTCTGACAGCAGTGGGGAGACCAAG GACACACTGAAGCCGGCATTCACGGTCACCAACCTGCCAGGTACCACCTCCACCATCCAGACAGCACCTAGCACCTCTACCACCATGCAAGCCAGTAGCGGCCCCTCCTTTCCCATCACCAACTACCTGGCACCAGTGTCTGCTAGTGTCAGCCCCAGCGCTGTCAGCAGTGCCAACGGGACTGTGCTGAAGAGTACAGGCAGTGGTCCTGTCTCCTCTGGAGGCCTTATGCAGCTGCCCACCAGCTTCACCCTCATGCCTG GTGGGGCAGTGGCCCAGCAGGTCCCTGTGCAGGCCATTCAGGTGCACCAGGCCCCACAGCAAGCGTCTCCCTCTCGTGACAGCAGCACAGACCTCACGCAGACCTCCTCCAGCGGGACAG TGACGTTGCCTGCCACCATCATGACGTCATCCGTGCCCACAACTGTGGGTGGTCACATGATGTACCCTAGCCCCCATGCGGTGATGTATGCCCCCACCTCAGGCCTGGCTGATGGCAGCCTCACCGTGCTCAATGCCTTCTCTCAGGCACCATCTACCATGCAGGTGTCCCACAGCCAGGTCCAGGAGCAAG GTGGCGTCCCCCAGGTTTTCTTGACTGCACCATCTGGGACAGTGCAGATTCCTGTTTCTGCAGTTCAGCTTCACCAG ATGGCTGTGATAGGGCAGCAGGCTGGGAGCAGCAGCAACCTCACCGAGCTACAGGTGGTGAACCTGGACGCCACCCACAGCACCAAGAGTGAATGA
- the Srf gene encoding serum response factor isoform X1, translating to MLPSQAGAAAALGRGSALGGSLNRTPTGRPGSGGGSGGTRGANGGRVPGNGAGLGPGRLEREAAAAAATTPAPTAGALYSGSEGDSESGEEEELGAERRGLKRSLSEMELGVVVGGPEASAAATGGYGPVSGAVSGAKPGKKTRGRVKIKMEFIDNKLRRYTTFSKRKTGIMKKAYELSTLTGTQVLLLVASETGHVYTFATRKLQPMITSETGKALIQTCLNSPDSPPRSDPTTDQRMSATGFEETDLTYQVSESDSSGETKDTLKPAFTVTNLPGTTSTIQTAPSTSTTMQASSGPSFPITNYLAPVSASVSPSAVSSANGTVLKSTGSGPVSSGGLMQLPTSFTLMPGGAVAQQVPVQAIQVHQAPQQASPSRDSSTDLTQTSSSGTVTLPATIMTSSVPTTVGGHMMYPSPHAVMYAPTSGLADGSLTVLNAFSQAPSTMQVSHSQVQEQGGVPQVFLTAPSGTVQIPVSAVQLHQMAVIGQQAGSSSNLTELQVVNLDATHSTKSE from the exons ATGTTACCGAGCCAAGCTGGGGCCGCGGCGGCTCTGGGCCGGGGCTCGGCCCTGGGGGGCAGCCTGAACCGGACCCCGACGGGGCGGCCGGGCAGTGGAGGCGGCAGCGGCGGGACTCGCGGGGCTAACGGGGGCCGGGTCCCTGGGAACGGCGCGGGGCTCGGACCGGGCCGCCTCGAGCGGGAGGCTGCAGCAGCGGCAGCAACCACCCCGGCGCCCACCGCGGGGGCCCTCTACAGCGGCAGCGAGGGCGACTCGGAGTCGGgcgaggaggaggagctgggcgCGGAGCGGCGCGGCCTGAAGAGGAGCCTGAGCGAGATGGAGCTTGGCGTGGTGGTCGGTGGGCCCGAGGCGTCGGCGGCGGCCACCGGGGGCTACGGGCCGGTGAGCGGCGCGGTGAGCGGGGCCAAGCCGGGTAAGAAGACCCGGGGCCGCGTGAAGATCAAGATGGAGTTTATCGACAACAAGCTGCGGCGCTACACGACCTTCAGCAAGAGGAAGACGGGCATCATGAAGAAG gcCTATGAGCTGTCCACGCTGACAGGGACACAGGTGCTGTTGCTGGTGGCCAGTGAGACAGGCCATGTGTATACCTTTGCCACCCGCAAACTGCAGCCCATGATCACCAGTGAGACCGGCAAGGCACTGATTCAGACCTGCCTCAACTCGCCAGACTCTCCACCCCGCTCAGACCCCACCACAGACCAGAGAATGAGTGCCACTGGCTTTGAAGAGACAGATCTCACCTACCAGGTGTCAGAGTCTGACAGCAGTGGGGAGACCAAG GACACACTGAAGCCGGCATTCACGGTCACCAACCTGCCAGGTACCACCTCCACCATCCAGACAGCACCTAGCACCTCTACCACCATGCAAGCCAGTAGCGGCCCCTCCTTTCCCATCACCAACTACCTGGCACCAGTGTCTGCTAGTGTCAGCCCCAGCGCTGTCAGCAGTGCCAACGGGACTGTGCTGAAGAGTACAGGCAGTGGTCCTGTCTCCTCTGGAGGCCTTATGCAGCTGCCCACCAGCTTCACCCTCATGCCTG GTGGGGCAGTGGCCCAGCAGGTCCCTGTGCAGGCCATTCAGGTGCACCAGGCCCCACAGCAAGCGTCTCCCTCTCGTGACAGCAGCACAGACCTCACGCAGACCTCCTCCAGCGGGACAG TGACGTTGCCTGCCACCATCATGACGTCATCCGTGCCCACAACTGTGGGTGGTCACATGATGTACCCTAGCCCCCATGCGGTGATGTATGCCCCCACCTCAGGCCTGGCTGATGGCAGCCTCACCGTGCTCAATGCCTTCTCTCAGGCACCATCTACCATGCAGGTGTCCCACAGCCAGGTCCAGGAGCAAG GTGGCGTCCCCCAGGTTTTCTTGACTGCACCATCTGGGACAGTGCAGATTCCTGTTTCTGCAGTTCAGCTTCACCAG ATGGCTGTGATAGGGCAGCAGGCTGGGAGCAGCAGCAACCTCACCGAGCTACAGGTGGTGAACCTGGACGCCACCCACAGCACCAAGAGTGAATGA